One region of Populus trichocarpa isolate Nisqually-1 chromosome 4, P.trichocarpa_v4.1, whole genome shotgun sequence genomic DNA includes:
- the LOC7470216 gene encoding ubiquitin-like modifier-activating enzyme atg7 — translation MAQEEKSRSGCGSSSSTILQFVPFNSLADEGFWHRLSSLKLNKYGIDDSPIPITGFYAPCSHSQVSNHLRLLAESLPTDENDQSSMPAISRGNRNRCPVPGTLYNTNTLEAFHALDKKSLLKEEANKIWEDIHNGRAVEDSAVLSRFLLISFADLKKWSFHYWFAFPALVLDPPATLVESKRASEWFTSEEVKSVSVACNDWRNSSLTADVPFFFISIASNSHATIRHLKDWEACQADNQKVLFGFYDPCHEKDPGWPLRNFLALISSRWNLKSVHFLCFRESRGFMDMESSLVIEALITAPQGLNDRQLVPNAVGWEKNKNKYVYRCINLATSMDPTRLAVSAADLNLKLMRWRALPSLNLDELSSVKCLLIGAGTLGCQVARMLMAWGVRKITLLDNGRVAMSNPLRQSLYTLDDCLDGGDFKALAAAKSLKRIFPAVEAKGEVMAIPMPGHPVTNQEEKSVVDDCSRLYDLVDSHDAVFLLTDTRESRWLPTLLCASANKITITAALGFDSFLVMRHGPGPFSSVHANTSSVDMENLAQTDKGGKRLGCYFCNDVVAPTDSTANRTLDQQCTVTRPGLAPIASSLAVELFVSILHHPDGMFAEGDITNSTSSSGGSEPPLGILPHQIRGSLFHFSQMTLVGHSSNSCTACCSTVVSEYRKKGIEFLLQAINHPTYLEDLTGLTELKESANSFKLDWDDETDDFDDDDDCVEI, via the exons ATGGCTCAAGAGGAAAAGAGTAGGAGTGGATGTGGATCTTCATCTTCTACTATCCTCCAATTCGTACCCTTTAATAGCTTAGCTGACGAAGGTTTCTGGCATAGATTGTCTTCTTTGAAGCTCAACAAATATGGCATCGATGATTCTCCTATACCCATCACCg GGTTTTATGCGCCTTGCTCACATTCTCAAGTATCCAATCACCTGAGACTTCTCGCTGAATCTTTGCCGACTGATGAAAATGACCAGTCTTCAATGCCAGCAATTAGTCGCGGTAACAGGAACAGATGCCCTGTACCCGGGACTCTTTACAATACAAATACATTGGAGGCCTTCCATGCCCTGGATAAAAAGAGCTTGCTAAAGGAGGAAGCAAACAAG ATTTGGGAAGACATTCATAATGGGAGAGCAGTGGAGGACAGTGCGGTGCTTTCAAGGTTCCTTCTTATATCCTTCGCAGACCTAAAAAAATGGAGCTTTCATTACTGGTTTGCTTTCCCTGCCTTGGTGCTTGATCCTCCTGCGACATTGGTTGAATCAAAGCGTGCTTCAGAATGGTTCACCTCAGAAGAG GTAAAATCCGTATCTGTGGCTTGTAATGACTGGCGTAACTCAAGCTTAACCGCAG ATGTTCCATTCTTTTTTATCAGTATTGCTTCCAATTCCCATGCTACTATCAGGCATTTAAAGGATTGGGAAGCCTGCCAGGCTGATAATCAAAAG GTGCTATTTGGTTTTTATGACCCATGTCATGAAAAAGATCCTGGTTGGCCTCTTCGCAACTTCCTAGCACTGATTTCTTCAAGATGGAATCTGAAGAGTGTCCACTTTTTATGCTTCAGAGAGAGTCGTGGTTTTATGGATATGGAGTCTTCCCTTGTCATTGAAGCCTTAATAACAGCTCCACAAG GATTGAATGATCGTCAACTTGTACCTAATGCAGTTGgatgggaaaaaaacaaaaataaatacgtATACAGATGTATTAACCTTGCTACATCCATGGACCCAACTAG GTTGGCCGTATCTGCTGcagatttgaatttaaaactaATGAGATGGCGTGCCTTGCCATCCCTTAACTTAGATGAGTTATCTTCTGTGAAGTGTCTTCTCATAGGAGCAGGCACGCTTGGATGCCAGGTTGCTCGCATGCTTATG GCTTGGGGTGTCCGAAAAATTACACTACTTGACAATGGAAGAGTGGCTATGTCTAATCCATTGAGGCAGTCCCTGTACACATTGGATGACTGCCTCGATGGAGGTGATTTTAAAGCCTTGGCAGCCGCTAAAAGCTTGAAGCGTATTTTTCCAGCTGtg gAAGCAAAGGGTGAAGTGATGGCTATACCAATGCCTGGTCATCCAGTGACTAACCAAGAAGAGAAGAGTGTGGTTGATGATTGTAGCCGTCTGTATGATCTGGTTGATTCCCATGATGCAGTTTTCTTGTTGACTGATACAAGAGAGAGCCGATGGCTCCCAACCCTTCTATGTGCAAGTGCTAACAAG ATTACTATAACTGCAGCTCTTGGGTTTGATAGCTTCTTGGTAATGCGGCATGGCCCTGGTCCTTTTAGCTCTGTTCATGCTAACACTTCATCTGTTGATATGGAAAACCTTGCTCAAACTGACAAAGGAGGGAAGAGACTGGGCTGTTACTTCTGCAATGATGTGGTTGCACCTACAGAT TCAACTGCCAATCGAACTTTAGACCAACAGTGCACTGTTACACGTCCAGGGCTTGCTCCTATTGCTTCATCTCTTGCTGTAGAGCTTTTTGTCAGCATCTTGCATCATCCTGATGG GATGTTTGCTGAAGGTGATATCACAAACTCCACTAGTAGCAGTGGTGGCAGTGAGCCACCTCTTGGTATATTGCCCCACCAGATTCGGggttctctctttcatttttcgCAAATGACCCTTGTAGGCCACTCCTCTAATAGTTGCACTGCTTGTTGCAGCACT GTTGTATCAGAATATCGGAAAAAAGGAATCGAATTCCTGCTTCAAGCAATTAATCATCCTACTTATTTGGAGGATCTCACCGGACTCACAGAATTGAAGGAGTCGGCTAACTCATTTAAATTGGACTGGGATGATGAGACAGATGActtcgatgatgatgatgattgtgtTGAAATATAA